A portion of the Bacillus sp. 2205SS5-2 genome contains these proteins:
- the menC gene encoding o-succinylbenzoate synthase yields MKLNCIRLHVIEMNLKTPFETALEVVSNRKGIIVEVIDEDGLVGYGECVAFSTPWYTEETISTCYHMITKSLIPLLQQYSWSHPGEVRSIFASVRRNRMAKAALETAIWDLFAKQQNQPLWKIIGGENKPIPAGVVIGTSSVDMAITQIEEYIHEGYTRIKVKIAPGRDYNVLKKIREKFPKLDIMADANSSYTLADIKSLQKLDELELLMIEQPLDVEDLVDHAKLQQYLQTPICLDESIGTIKDVQDAHNLDSCSVINLKIGRVGGLSEAIAIHDFCLQHQLGVWCGGMLEFGVSRAHNLALSSLPGFIIPGDISSSSRYWEEDIVLPEVVVKNGYVNLMNQPGIGIKLNQKRMGEVTTHKEEIYFSS; encoded by the coding sequence ATGAAACTCAACTGCATACGGCTACATGTTATTGAAATGAATCTAAAAACTCCCTTTGAAACGGCTCTTGAGGTAGTTTCAAATCGTAAGGGAATCATTGTTGAAGTGATTGATGAGGACGGATTAGTCGGTTACGGGGAGTGCGTGGCTTTTTCTACTCCTTGGTATACTGAAGAAACCATTTCAACCTGCTACCACATGATAACTAAAAGTTTAATTCCTTTACTTCAACAATATTCATGGAGTCATCCGGGAGAAGTAAGATCTATTTTTGCTTCTGTGCGAAGAAATCGGATGGCTAAAGCAGCGCTTGAAACAGCCATTTGGGATTTGTTTGCTAAACAACAAAATCAACCATTATGGAAGATTATTGGAGGCGAAAATAAGCCTATTCCTGCTGGAGTGGTTATAGGCACTTCTTCGGTAGACATGGCAATTACTCAAATTGAAGAGTATATTCACGAAGGATATACAAGAATAAAGGTGAAAATCGCTCCTGGTAGGGATTACAATGTGTTAAAAAAAATCAGAGAAAAATTTCCAAAACTGGATATTATGGCAGATGCGAATTCTTCTTACACGTTAGCAGATATAAAGTCACTACAAAAATTAGATGAACTGGAGTTACTGATGATTGAGCAACCCCTGGATGTAGAAGATTTGGTTGATCATGCAAAATTGCAACAATATTTACAAACACCGATCTGTTTAGATGAAAGCATAGGAACCATCAAAGATGTTCAAGATGCTCATAATCTAGACAGCTGTTCGGTCATAAATCTGAAAATTGGTCGAGTAGGTGGATTATCAGAAGCTATTGCCATTCATGATTTCTGCCTTCAACATCAACTAGGTGTATGGTGCGGAGGGATGTTGGAATTTGGTGTGTCTCGTGCTCATAATCTGGCCTTGTCATCACTTCCAGGATTTATCATCCCCGGAGATATTTCTTCTTCATCACGGTATTGGGAAGAAGATATTGTTCTCCCGGAGGTTGTAGTAAAGAATGGCTATGTAAATTTAATGAACCAACCGGGCATAGGAATCAAATTAAATCAGAAACGAATGGGAGAAGTTACAACGCATAAAGAAGAGATTTATTTTTCATCTTAA